One genomic region from Bactrocera tryoni isolate S06 chromosome 3, CSIRO_BtryS06_freeze2, whole genome shotgun sequence encodes:
- the LOC120773095 gene encoding odorant receptor 42a-like: MPANEEEGKLATSATKISSIDAVNYIWRWWRYLGMHPPKRYRWLYLALSFLVNFFTGVIFPSVYLASFVMPIGVDDKLANLSVVLPLFYTAGKQIIMFYYIQTDLPKAAQHLHALDRQVEQRSEDIAYLRRIMRYCVWSFLTVFIGFWTSLMVYGLLSIMRHRLPFEGWMPFDWQHSLSLYFLAGVIELFAVGVLLTNAICCDTYTVAYLALLVAHLRILNSRIAHLGSCAEQSEAHHYQQLVACVEGHRECMSYYKCIRGSISGTVFVQLVSTALGLSVPAVTFVGGDYTTSQMEEKDDATKDVFYEKL; this comes from the exons ATGCCGGCCAACGAAGAAGAAGGAAAACTTGCCACATCTGCAACAAAAATTAGCTCCATCGATGCAGTCAACTACATCTGGCGCTGGTGGCGCTACCTCGGCATGCACCCACCTAAGCGCTATCGTTGGCTCTACTTAGCCCTTTCCTTCCTGGTCAATTTCTTTACGGGTGTTATCTTTCCATCGGTGTATCTGGCATCGTTCGTCATGCCAATCGGCGTCGACGATAAACTCGCCAATCTCAGCGTCGTACTGCCGTTATTCTACACTGCCGGCAAGCAGATCATCATGTTCTATTACATACAAACGGATTTACCAAAGGCCGCACAACATTTACACGCACTGGATAGACAAGTGGAGCAACGGTCCGAAGATATCGCTTACCTGAGACGTATCATGCGCTACTGTGTGTGGAGCTTTTTGACGGTTTTTATAGGCTTCTGGACATCTCTGATGGTCTACGGTCTGCTTAGCATCATGCGTCACAGACTACCCTTCGAGGGCTGGATGCCTTTCGACTGGCAGCACTCACTGTCTTTATATTTTCTCGCAGGCGTCATTGAACTATTCGCGGTGGGTGTGTTACTGACGAACGCCATCTGCTGCGATACCTACACTGTGGCGTATCTGGCTTTGTTGGTGGCGCATTTGCGTATCTTAAATTCACGCATCGCACACTTGGGCAGCTGTGCGGAACAAAGTGAGGCGCATCATTACCAGCAACTGGTGGCGTGTGTGGAAGGACATCGAGAATGTATGAG TTATTACAAATGCATACGCGGCTCGATTTCCGGCACCGTCTTCGTTCAGTTGGTGAGTACCGCTTTGGGTCTGAGCGTGCCGGCAGTTACCTTTGTTGGCGGCGATTATACTACGTCACAAATg
- the LOC120773096 gene encoding odorant receptor 33b-like: MTNKHKPLHATTTLDTTEAFKYIWSCWRLFGMHRDLYERRLNWVYLILLNLYCGVIYPMLYIGSFFTPMDLSQKLANISVAVPILYTFGKHVVIVYYIREDLPKALAQLKALDRLAETRSEDRAYMQKMVKNCHLVFFVSFVSFWFALLSYGVLEVFRHKLPFEGWVPFDWTRSEAAYVGACAIQLIGLGIETTTAVCCDTYAVTYLILLVAHLRVLNGRIERVGSAGAASDAESYRELVACVEYHKECMSYYNSLRPTLSGIYFIQFLSTGLGLSMPAIAFVGGNFSFSHVIKFLIIFGAIIIEVAPCCWFMDEVLFEMRRLTNAMFSCRWYEQNLKFRNALIIFMQRSQIAQPVLAGNLIPVSLETFTNIIKFAFSLFTLLNQLNS; this comes from the exons ATGACAAACAAACACAAACCGTTACACGCGACAACTACGCTGGACACCACCGAAgcctttaaatatatttggtcGTGCTGGCGACTCTTTGGTATGCATCGCGATTTATATGAACGCCGGCTCAACTGGGTTTATCTCATTCTACTCAATTTGTATTGTGGAGTAATTTATCCGATGCTTTATATCGGCTCGTTCTTCACACCCATGGATTTGAGTCAGAAACTAGCCAATATCAGTGTTGCTGTGCCGATACTTTACACTTTCGGCAAGCATGTCGTTATAGTTTATTATATACGTGAAGATCTGCCGAAAGCCTTAGCACAATTGAAAGCATTAGATAGGCTCGCGGAGACGCGTTCGGAGGATCGTGCTTATATGCAGAAGATGGTGAAGAATTGTCACTTGGTATTTTTCGTAAGTTTTGTTAGCTTCTGGTTTGCCTTACTCTCCTATGGTGTACTGGAAGTTTTTCGCCATAAATTACCCTTCGAAGGTTGGGTACCGTTCGATTGGACGCGTTCGGAGGCCGCTTATGTGGGCGCTTGTGCCATACAATTGATCGGGTTGGGTATAGAAACGACGACTGCTGTTTGTTGTGATACCTATGCGGTTacgtatttaattttgttggtgGCGCACTTGCGTGTCTTGAATGGACGCATTGAACGTGTGGGTAGCGCTGGTGCGGCGAGTGATGCGGAGAGCTATCGGGAGCTGGTCGCTTGTGTGGAATATCATAAAGAGTGCATGAG CTACTACAACAGCTTACGTCCAACGCTCTCTGGCATTTACTTTATACAGTTTCTCAGCACCGGTTTGGGTCTCAGCATGCCGGCTATTGCTTTTGTCGGTGGAAATTTCAGTTTCTCTCATGTAATAAAATTCCTAATTATTTTTGGTGCCATAATTATCGAAGTGGCGCCGTGTTGTTGGTTCATGGACGAGGTTTTGTTTGAAATGCGCAGATTGACCAATGCCATGTTCTCGTGTCGTTGGTACGAACAGAATTTGAAATTCCGCAATGCTCTGATTATCTTCATGCAACGTTCGCAAATAGCTCAACCGGTATTAGCGGGCAATTTAATCCCTGTCTCTTTGGAGACTTTTACAAAT ataattAAGTTTGCATTTTCATTGTTTACATTGTTAAACCAGTTGAATTcttaa
- the LOC120773098 gene encoding odorant receptor 2a-like, protein MTNQPHSATRLDSSDALRYIWLFWRITGIHPTEKYRCMYWLYSLLLNFTTTVLIISFYVVTFFISSDLIEILTNLSVMVPLIYSSTKHFVVAYHIRGELPKAALHLEALDRRVELEPTACANLKRLVQRCRKIYLVALAGIAVCLALYAVVGISRHKLPFEGWLPFDWEHSLSAYILACAFQLFCLSVQCICALCNDIYPIVYLLLLVAHLRILNARIARIGGVCMEQRNEVAIYQQLTACVRDHWECLKCISPAIAATIFIQFISTALALCTAAVAFVNADSIGEQLIKFLPYILVVLCESAPCCWLMDEAALEMFKLTNALFSCCWYEQNLPFRRSLIIFMERSQKIEQILAGNIAPISLLTFIKIIQFAFSLFTLLNQFKK, encoded by the exons ATGACCAATCAACCACATTCAGCTACGCGCTTGGACTCTAGCGATGCGCTACGCTACATCTGGCTATTTTGGCGCATTACGGGTATTCACCCGACCGAAAAGTATCGCTGTATGTACTGGCTTTACTCCCTGCTGCTGAACTTCACCACTACGGTGCTGATTATATCATTTTACGTCGTCACGTTCTTCATAAGCAGCGATCTGATCGAAATTCTAACGAACCTTAGCGTGATGGTGCCACTGATCTACAGTTCAACCAAGCACTTCGTCGTCGCCTATCACATACGAGGCGAATTGCCGAAAGCGGCGCTGCATTTAGAAGCGCTGGACCGACGTGTGGAGCTTGAGCCGACGGCATGCGCGAACTTGAAACGCTTAGTGCAACGCTGCCGGAAAATATACCTTGTGGCTTTGGCAGGCATTGCCGTCTGCTTGGCGCTTTACGCTGTGGTCGGTATTTCGCGACACAAATTACCCTTTGAGGGTTGGCTACCGTTCGATTGGGAGCACTCGCTTAGCGCTTACATATTGGCGTGCGCCTTTCAGCTGTTCTGTCTGAGCGTACAGTGTATCTGTGCGCTGTGCAACGACATCTATCCGATTgtgtatttgttgctgttggtggcTCATTTGCGCATCTTGAACGCACGCATCGCTCGGATCGGTGGCGTGTGCATGGAGCAACGCAACGAAGTGGCGATTTATCAACAGCTTACGGCCTGTGTGCGTGATCACTGGGAGTGCCTAAA GTGCATCAGTCCAGCAATAGCTGCGACAATCTTCATTCAATTCATCAGCACCGCGCTTGCGCTCTGCACCGCCGCTGTGGCTTTCGTGAATGCCGATTCTATTGGCGAGCAGTTGATAAAATTTCTGCCTTACATCTTGGTGGTGCTCTGTGAAAGCGCGCCATGCTGTTGGCTTATGGACGAAGCTGCCCTTGAAATGTTCAAGTTGACAAATGCGCTCTTCTCTTGCTGTTGGTATGAACAGAACTTACCGTTTCGCCGCTCGTTGATTATTTTCATGGAACGCTCACAGAAGATCGAGCAAATATTGGCTGGTAATATCGCTCCGATTTCGCTGCTTACTTTTATTAAG attatacAATTTGCTTTCTCCTTGTTCACACTTCTCAATCAATTCAAGAAATAA
- the LOC120773099 gene encoding odorant receptor 7a-like, giving the protein MHPTRHHRLPYYIYSACINISLGVFLPATMIAKLFFIENLSQLIGLLYLGVTLTMATAKQWSLWLHRPKLLAVNYYLAKLDVRCMRHAVDRQHILTAIRICHLYYAGYMFVYELSSSGFAYIGFSLRQLVYDGWFPQLYADAAQNLTVTLIYQNFAVMTFFVLQNVNNDMYPQCYLAVMIGHLRALTARISRIGKDGVLSVEENIAELVDCIEDHKNLLGYFACIRPVISRTIFMQFGITAFVLCLTAVNYVAFERDAAQMLIAATYIFAVLIEALPCCWYVNSLMEECAQLTTALYDCQWYDQNRKFRKMLIIFMQRSQRTMVLTAGDLVPITLQTFLNIIKFSFSMYTILKG; this is encoded by the exons ATGCATCCGACACGTCACCATCGCTTGCCTTACTACATCTACTCCGCCTGCATTAACATCTCACTTGGCGTATTTCTGCCTGCCACAATGATTGCTAAAttgtttttcattgaaaatttgtcACAACTTATTGGCCTGCTCTATTTGGGCGTCACCCTGACCATGGCCACGGCCAAGCAGTGGTCGCTCTGGTTGCATCGTCCGAAACTGCTGGCCGTGAACTATTATCTGGCCAAGTTGGATGTGCGTTGCATGCGGCATGCAGTGGATCGCCAGCACATACTCACCGCCATACGTATCTGCCATCTCTACTACGCCGgctatatgtttgtgtatgagTTGAGTAGCAGCGGTTTTGCTTATATTGGTTTCTCGCTGCGTCAACTGGTCTACGACGGCTGGTTTCCTCAGCTCTATGCAGATGCGGCGCAAAATTTGACTGTGACACTGATTTATCAGAATTTTGCGGTAATGACATTTTTCGTGCTGCAGAATGTCAACAACGATATGTATCCGCAATGCTATTTGGCCGTGATGATCGGACATTTGCGTGCGCTGACTGCGCGCATCAGTCGCATTGGCAAGGACGGCGTGCTGAGTGTGGAGGAGAATATTGCAGAGTTGGTTGATTGTATAGAGGATCATAAGAACTTGCTGGG CTACTTCGCCTGCATACGTCCGGTTATTTCGCGCACAATTTTCATGCAATTCGGCATCACCGCCTTCGTTCTCTGCCTGACCGCCGTCAATTATGTCGCCTTCGAGCGCGATGCTGCACAAATGCTCATCGCTGCCACATATATTTTCGCCGTGCTCATCGAAGCGCTGCCCTGCTGTTGGTACGTGAATTCGCTCATGGAGGAGTGTGCTCAACTCACCACAGCGCTGTACGATTGCCAGTGGTATGATCAGAATAGAAAATTCCGCAAAATGCTCATAATTTTTATGCAACGCTCACAGCGCACAATGGTGCTCACGGCTGGCGATTTGGTGCCGATCACACTGCAGACATTCTTAAAT ATCATAAAATTTTCGTTCTCGATGTATACGATACTGAAGGGTTAA